Proteins found in one bacterium genomic segment:
- a CDS encoding YebC/PmpR family DNA-binding transcriptional regulator, producing the protein MSGHSKWATIKHRKGAADKRRGKLFAKLIRQVEVAAREGGGDLDANPTLRTMFQKARDNSVPLDTIERAIKRGTGELEGVAYESVYYEGYAPGGVALYVETLTDNRNRTSSEVRALFTRNGGSLAEPGAVAWQFERKGVVILDRSVDEDELMMAALDAGGEDLADEGDTWRLTCDPSDLTTMRDALSETGIAFVSAASTMLPTSVVGVDSTDAARSVLRLIDALDDHDDVQDVYANFDIPDDILQAAAS; encoded by the coding sequence ATGTCAGGACACTCCAAGTGGGCCACCATCAAGCACCGCAAGGGTGCGGCCGACAAGCGCCGGGGCAAGCTGTTCGCCAAGCTGATCCGCCAGGTGGAGGTGGCGGCCCGTGAGGGCGGCGGCGACCTCGACGCCAACCCCACGCTCCGCACCATGTTCCAGAAGGCCAGGGACAACTCGGTGCCCCTCGACACCATCGAGCGGGCCATCAAGCGGGGAACCGGTGAGCTCGAGGGGGTGGCGTATGAGTCGGTGTACTACGAGGGGTACGCCCCCGGAGGAGTGGCCCTCTACGTGGAGACGCTGACCGACAATCGCAATCGGACCAGTTCTGAGGTGCGGGCACTGTTCACCCGCAACGGGGGATCACTGGCCGAGCCCGGCGCGGTGGCCTGGCAGTTTGAGCGCAAAGGGGTGGTGATCCTCGACCGCTCGGTGGACGAGGACGAGCTGATGATGGCCGCCCTCGATGCCGGGGGCGAGGACTTGGCCGACGAGGGCGACACTTGGCGGCTCACCTGCGATCCCTCCGACCTCACGACGATGCGCGACGCCCTGTCCGAGACCGGCATTGCCTTTGTGTCGGCGGCCTCCACCATGCTGCCCACCTCAGTAGTGGGCGTCGACAGCACCGACGCCGCCCGATCGGTGCTCCGCCTTATCGACGCTCTTGACGACCACGACGACGTCCAAGACGTCTACGCCAACTTCGACATCCCCGACGACATCCTCCAAGCTGCCGCCAGCTGA
- the secD gene encoding protein translocase subunit SecD gives MSRRSLVSLVVILGVAAGLLAASLAVGNRPLLGLDLRGGVEVVLVPADDPDRPVAITEGDLDTAVDIIRDRIDGLGVAEPDVTRQGSRVVVQLPGISDQQRAIDVVGQTAELRFRPVCAELFAEPLSLSVADEEVAEDVEVEMPSAELPPSELDDRGLAPCPTGIDYNALETTASADDVLERFVVLPERDDNGEVVRRYLLGPSALTGAGLSGADSSFRGEFVVDATFKGGDEGADKFDEIAAECFSGTPYCPSGGAGPGRLAVVVDGSVESAPVVQSANFDGQVVISGDFSEEEADNLALVLRYGALPIEFQDPTDPQSDSTSRAVSATIGGDSLRAGVIAGIVGLALVFLFMVGMYRLLGVIAMLSLGVSATLLWVIVAWLGDTQDLALTLAGVTGLIVSIGVSLDSNVVYFEHLKEDVATGRALRSSLELSFPAAFRTIFRANFASLIAAVILYWLSAGSVRGFALMLGLASVLDLVATYFFLRPCAQLMSRSPSLMAHPHRIGLPTREEAMPAGAEAS, from the coding sequence ATGAGCCGCCGGTCGCTGGTCTCGCTTGTCGTCATCTTGGGCGTAGCCGCCGGATTGTTGGCGGCCTCGCTAGCCGTTGGAAACCGGCCTCTGTTGGGCTTGGACCTCAGGGGCGGGGTTGAGGTGGTGCTGGTGCCGGCGGACGACCCCGACCGTCCGGTGGCCATCACCGAGGGCGATTTGGACACCGCAGTCGACATCATCCGCGACCGCATCGACGGTCTCGGGGTGGCCGAGCCCGATGTGACCCGCCAGGGAAGCCGAGTGGTGGTGCAGCTTCCCGGTATCAGCGACCAGCAGCGGGCCATCGACGTGGTGGGCCAGACCGCCGAGCTGCGTTTCCGCCCGGTGTGCGCCGAACTTTTTGCCGAGCCGCTGTCCTTGTCCGTCGCCGACGAGGAAGTCGCCGAGGATGTTGAAGTCGAGATGCCTTCCGCAGAGCTGCCCCCCTCCGAACTCGACGACCGGGGACTGGCGCCGTGCCCGACTGGGATCGATTACAACGCATTGGAGACCACTGCGTCAGCCGACGACGTGCTGGAGCGCTTCGTAGTGCTGCCCGAACGCGACGACAACGGCGAGGTGGTCAGGCGCTACCTGCTGGGGCCGTCTGCGCTCACTGGCGCCGGCTTGTCTGGTGCCGACAGCTCGTTCCGAGGAGAATTCGTGGTGGACGCCACCTTCAAGGGCGGCGACGAGGGGGCCGACAAGTTCGACGAGATCGCCGCCGAGTGCTTCTCGGGTACGCCCTATTGTCCCTCCGGTGGTGCGGGGCCGGGACGGCTGGCCGTGGTGGTCGACGGCAGCGTTGAGTCGGCCCCTGTTGTGCAGAGCGCCAATTTCGACGGCCAAGTGGTCATCTCCGGCGATTTCTCCGAAGAGGAGGCCGACAATCTAGCCTTGGTGCTGCGTTACGGTGCCCTGCCCATCGAGTTCCAAGACCCCACTGACCCCCAGAGCGACAGCACCAGCCGAGCGGTGTCGGCCACCATCGGGGGCGACTCCCTGCGGGCCGGGGTCATCGCCGGCATCGTGGGGCTGGCGCTGGTGTTCTTGTTCATGGTTGGCATGTACCGCCTGCTAGGCGTGATCGCCATGTTGAGCCTGGGCGTGTCGGCCACCCTGTTGTGGGTGATCGTGGCCTGGCTGGGCGACACCCAGGATCTGGCCCTGACCCTGGCCGGGGTCACCGGCCTCATCGTGTCGATCGGTGTGTCGCTGGACTCCAACGTGGTCTACTTCGAGCATCTCAAAGAGGATGTGGCCACCGGCAGAGCACTGCGTTCCTCGCTGGAACTGTCCTTCCCCGCGGCGTTTCGAACCATCTTCAGGGCCAACTTCGCCTCGCTGATCGCCGCCGTCATCCTGTACTGGCTCTCGGCCGGCTCGGTCCGGGGCTTCGCCCTCATGCTGGGCTTGGCCTCGGTGCTTGATCTGGTGGCCACCTACTTCTTCCTGCGACCCTGCGCCCAGCTGATGTCCCGGTCGCCCAGCCTTATGGCCCATCCCCACCGCATCGGCTTGCCCACAAGGGAAGAGGCCATGCCCGCGGGAGCTGAGGCCTCATGA
- the tgt gene encoding tRNA guanosine(34) transglycosylase Tgt — protein MTLQFDVLARDGQARKGRITTPRGSFTTPCFMPVGTRAAVRTLDTSDLEALQPSVVLANTYHLMMRPGPEVVQQMGGIHGFTGWSGHVLTDSGGYQVFSLDPKVDDDGAVFRSTYDGSTHRFTAERVVDVQLQLGSDIQMALDVCPPSDAPDSVLRQAVDRTAAWAIRARHRFLEQAGHDTGANQFGIVQGGTDVALRAESAARTIEVGFDGYAVGGLSVGESPEQMMAALEATTPQLPEDQPRYFMGLGDPMGLVESIALGVDMFDCVLPTRLARHGTALTGEGRLNIRNSSFATDDRPVDPDFPASPAARYSRAYLRHLFNVDEPSAARLLTLHNVAWLLALMDSAQEAIASGTLEQLRRRIAEVWARPAESSAG, from the coding sequence GTGACCCTCCAATTCGACGTGTTGGCCCGGGATGGGCAGGCTCGCAAGGGCCGGATCACCACGCCGAGGGGCTCATTCACCACTCCGTGCTTTATGCCGGTGGGCACTCGGGCCGCGGTCCGAACCCTCGACACCAGCGACCTCGAAGCCCTCCAGCCCTCAGTGGTGCTGGCCAACACCTACCACCTGATGATGAGGCCCGGTCCCGAGGTCGTGCAGCAGATGGGCGGTATCCACGGATTCACCGGCTGGTCGGGCCATGTGCTGACCGACTCAGGGGGCTATCAGGTGTTCTCCCTCGATCCCAAGGTGGACGACGACGGCGCGGTCTTCCGATCCACCTACGACGGCTCCACCCATCGCTTCACCGCCGAGCGGGTGGTGGACGTGCAGCTCCAGCTCGGCTCCGACATTCAGATGGCACTCGACGTGTGCCCTCCATCGGACGCCCCGGATTCCGTGTTGCGTCAGGCGGTGGACCGCACCGCGGCGTGGGCCATCCGAGCCCGCCATCGTTTCTTGGAGCAGGCAGGACACGACACCGGCGCCAACCAATTCGGCATCGTCCAGGGCGGGACCGATGTCGCTCTGCGGGCCGAGAGCGCAGCCCGGACCATCGAAGTGGGCTTTGACGGCTATGCGGTGGGCGGGCTCTCGGTGGGGGAGAGCCCCGAGCAGATGATGGCCGCGCTGGAGGCCACCACACCGCAGTTGCCTGAGGACCAGCCCCGCTACTTCATGGGGTTGGGCGATCCCATGGGCCTAGTGGAAAGCATTGCCCTGGGAGTGGACATGTTTGATTGCGTGCTGCCCACTCGGCTGGCCCGCCACGGCACCGCTCTCACGGGGGAGGGCCGCCTGAACATACGCAACTCGTCGTTCGCCACCGACGACCGGCCCGTTGATCCTGATTTTCCGGCCAGTCCGGCGGCCCGCTACTCCCGGGCCTATCTTCGCCACTTGTTCAACGTGGACGAGCCCTCGGCGGCCCGGCTCCTCACCTTGCACAACGTGGCCTGGCTGCTGGCCCTCATGGATTCGGCCCAAGAAGCCATCGCTTCCGGCACGCTGGAACAGCTTCGAAGGAGGATTGCTGAGGTGTGGGCCCGGCCCGCCGAGTCGTCTGCCGGTTAG
- the yajC gene encoding preprotein translocase subunit YajC, producing MEVFLFLALIFAVMYFFMIRPQQRKQRELRALLEALEVGDEVITASGIYGMITDFDGGTVFIEVSDGVEIKISRSTITNKVVYSDVDVDGDEGQGPLMSGD from the coding sequence TTGGAGGTCTTTTTATTTCTCGCTCTCATTTTTGCCGTCATGTACTTCTTCATGATCCGTCCTCAACAGCGCAAGCAGCGCGAGCTGCGGGCGCTGCTGGAGGCTTTGGAAGTGGGCGACGAGGTGATTACCGCGTCGGGCATCTACGGCATGATCACCGACTTTGATGGCGGCACCGTGTTCATTGAGGTGTCCGACGGGGTGGAAATCAAGATAAGCCGCTCCACAATCACCAACAAGGTTGTGTATTCCGACGTGGACGTCGATGGCGACGAGGGCCAAGGCCCTCTGATGAGCGGCGACTAG
- the ruvB gene encoding Holliday junction branch migration DNA helicase RuvB: MSEREELLAGTSLPEEEGAEAGLRPIRLDEFVGQPELKEHLHIILGAARARSQPSDHLLFAGPPGLGKTTLAHIVAKEMEAGLHVTSGPALERAGDLAAILSKLEDGDVLFIDEIHRLPRIVEEVMYPAMEDFSVDIVLGKGPAAQSVRLDLSNFTLIGATTRTGLITGPLRDRFGLVSRLDYYTTTDLEAIIARAATILDIQIDPVGAAEIACRARGTPRIANRLLRRVRDYAEVRADGRIDQATAAAGLNLFSVDQAGLDKVDRAILSALCERFGGGPVGLSTLAISVSEPTETVEDVYEPFLIQQGLLMRTPRGRVATPTAWQHLGLAPPASAADQSNLFD; this comes from the coding sequence GTGAGCGAGAGGGAAGAGCTATTGGCCGGGACGTCGCTTCCCGAGGAGGAGGGTGCCGAAGCCGGGCTGCGACCCATTCGATTGGACGAGTTTGTGGGCCAGCCAGAGCTAAAGGAGCATCTTCACATCATCTTGGGCGCCGCCCGAGCCCGATCCCAGCCATCCGACCATCTGCTATTCGCCGGACCCCCGGGCTTGGGCAAGACCACGCTGGCCCATATTGTGGCCAAGGAGATGGAGGCGGGACTCCACGTCACGTCGGGGCCTGCGCTGGAGCGGGCGGGCGACCTGGCCGCCATCCTCTCCAAGCTTGAGGACGGCGACGTATTGTTCATCGACGAGATCCATCGGCTGCCCCGCATCGTAGAAGAGGTCATGTACCCGGCCATGGAGGACTTCAGCGTCGACATCGTGCTGGGCAAGGGTCCGGCCGCCCAGTCAGTCCGCCTCGATCTGTCCAATTTCACCCTAATTGGCGCCACAACCCGCACCGGCCTCATCACTGGGCCGCTGCGAGACCGATTTGGCCTGGTGTCGCGGCTCGACTACTACACCACCACCGATCTGGAGGCCATCATCGCTCGGGCGGCAACCATTCTCGACATCCAGATCGACCCAGTCGGCGCGGCCGAAATAGCGTGCCGGGCCCGGGGCACCCCCCGGATCGCCAACCGGCTGCTCCGCCGAGTGCGCGACTATGCCGAAGTGAGAGCCGATGGCCGCATCGATCAGGCCACTGCGGCCGCGGGACTGAACCTGTTCAGCGTCGATCAAGCCGGCCTCGACAAGGTCGACCGGGCCATTTTGTCGGCCCTGTGCGAGCGCTTCGGCGGCGGGCCGGTGGGGCTGTCCACCCTGGCCATCAGCGTCAGCGAGCCAACCGAAACCGTGGAGGACGTCTATGAGCCGTTCCTCATCCAACAGGGCCTGCTGATGCGCACCCCCCGAGGCCGGGTGGCCACTCCCACCGCCTGGCAGCACCTGGGCCTTGCCCCGCCAGCCAGCGCGGCAGACCAGTCCAATCTCTTCGACTGA
- the ruvC gene encoding crossover junction endodeoxyribonuclease RuvC, which translates to MLVMGIDPGLSRCGYGVVRQKGRATEAIAAGIIRTDKDDPIPRRLFELQNDLVDLMGTYSPDAVAIEQVLFQVNVRTAMGVGQASGVAMAAAVGAGAEVFEYSPTQIKKAVTGWGGADKEQMGKMVQTLLGLPRPLKPVDAADAVAVALCHLAHAPAASRIQAAV; encoded by the coding sequence ATGCTGGTGATGGGGATCGATCCCGGCCTGTCGCGCTGCGGCTACGGCGTTGTCCGTCAAAAAGGACGCGCCACCGAGGCGATCGCGGCGGGCATCATCCGCACGGACAAGGACGATCCCATCCCCCGCCGGCTGTTCGAGCTCCAGAATGATCTGGTCGATTTGATGGGTACCTACAGCCCCGATGCGGTGGCCATCGAGCAGGTGCTGTTCCAAGTGAATGTGCGCACCGCCATGGGGGTGGGCCAGGCCAGCGGGGTGGCCATGGCCGCGGCGGTGGGGGCGGGGGCCGAGGTGTTCGAGTATTCCCCCACCCAGATCAAAAAAGCGGTCACCGGCTGGGGCGGGGCCGACAAAGAACAGATGGGCAAGATGGTGCAGACCCTGCTGGGTTTGCCCCGTCCGCTCAAGCCAGTGGATGCCGCCGACGCGGTAGCAGTAGCCCTCTGCCATCTGGCCCACGCACCAGCCGCCTCTCGAATCCAGGCCGCAGTGTGA
- the queA gene encoding tRNA preQ1(34) S-adenosylmethionine ribosyltransferase-isomerase QueA translates to MRTEELHYELPQVAIAQEPAEPRDSSRLLVDRGPSAPPEHRLTRDLPDLLGPGDVLVVNDSRVMAARLRLRKATGGKVEVLLLEPGDDGWWSALVRPGRRAPPGTELWFDEAPVLEVGERIGDDGRRRVRPTGDPIALMDRAGEVPLPPYVTGELPDIERYQTVYADRPVSAAAPTAGLHLTEAVLDRCRAAGASVCPLELAVGTATFTPVMADELEDHAMHTEAYRIPEATLAACVRAERVVAVGTTVVRALESAAATGSATGHTDLFIKPGHQFAVVDALVTNFHLPRSSLLALLAAFIGPRWRDLYAVALAEGYRFLSLGDAMLCTKSSGQ, encoded by the coding sequence ATGCGGACTGAGGAGCTTCACTACGAGCTGCCTCAGGTCGCCATCGCCCAGGAGCCGGCCGAGCCCCGGGACAGCTCGCGGCTGCTGGTGGATCGAGGGCCATCTGCTCCGCCCGAGCACCGCCTGACCCGTGACCTTCCCGACCTGCTCGGCCCCGGAGACGTGCTGGTGGTGAACGACAGCCGGGTGATGGCCGCCCGGCTGCGGCTCCGCAAGGCCACCGGGGGCAAGGTCGAGGTGCTGTTGCTGGAGCCGGGCGACGACGGATGGTGGAGCGCGCTGGTCCGCCCCGGCCGCCGGGCGCCCCCGGGCACCGAGCTGTGGTTCGACGAGGCACCGGTGTTGGAAGTGGGGGAGCGCATCGGCGACGATGGCCGCCGCCGGGTGCGCCCCACCGGAGACCCCATCGCCCTCATGGATCGAGCCGGCGAGGTGCCGCTTCCCCCCTATGTCACCGGGGAACTGCCCGACATCGAGCGCTACCAAACGGTGTATGCCGACCGGCCGGTGTCAGCCGCGGCCCCCACCGCCGGGCTCCACCTCACCGAGGCTGTGCTTGACCGCTGCCGGGCAGCCGGGGCCAGCGTGTGCCCGCTGGAACTGGCCGTGGGCACGGCCACATTCACCCCGGTCATGGCCGATGAACTCGAAGACCACGCTATGCACACCGAGGCCTACCGGATCCCCGAGGCCACCCTGGCCGCCTGCGTTCGGGCTGAGCGGGTGGTGGCGGTTGGGACCACCGTAGTGCGGGCGCTGGAGTCGGCGGCAGCCACCGGATCGGCCACTGGGCACACCGACCTGTTCATCAAGCCGGGGCACCAATTCGCCGTGGTGGACGCACTGGTCACCAACTTCCATCTTCCCCGGTCCAGCCTCCTGGCCCTGTTGGCCGCCTTCATCGGCCCCCGTTGGCGTGATCTCTACGCTGTCGCCCTGGCCGAGGGCTACCGATTCCTCTCTCTGGGGGATGCGATGCTCTGCACCAAGAGTTCGGGCCAGTGA
- the ruvA gene encoding Holliday junction branch migration protein RuvA — protein MIGLLRGTLALRDSDEVIVETAGVGYRVTVSPDTSAMLGELGQDVLLHIHHHIREDAQTLYGFDTPNKRQVFEVLISAHGVGPAMGMAILSIYGPSELAGILATDDIDALCLVPGVGKKTAARLLVELKSRLDIGDVTTAVASGEPASEQPADARSVVRQALGELGYSAEEVRGAIAALPTEGDSSALLKAALRHLASGG, from the coding sequence GTGATCGGGCTGCTTCGGGGCACGCTGGCTCTGCGGGACTCCGACGAGGTGATTGTGGAAACTGCGGGCGTCGGCTATCGAGTGACCGTCTCGCCGGATACGTCGGCCATGCTGGGAGAGCTGGGCCAGGACGTGCTTTTGCACATCCACCATCACATCCGAGAGGACGCCCAAACCCTTTACGGATTCGATACCCCCAACAAGCGCCAAGTCTTCGAGGTGCTCATCTCCGCTCACGGTGTGGGACCGGCGATGGGCATGGCCATCTTGTCGATATACGGGCCCTCTGAGTTGGCCGGAATACTGGCCACCGACGACATAGACGCCCTGTGCCTGGTGCCCGGTGTGGGCAAGAAGACCGCGGCCCGGCTGTTGGTGGAGCTCAAATCCCGACTCGACATCGGCGACGTGACCACCGCGGTGGCATCCGGCGAGCCAGCAAGCGAGCAACCAGCCGACGCTCGCAGCGTGGTCCGCCAAGCGCTGGGCGAGTTGGGCTACAGCGCCGAGGAGGTCCGCGGCGCCATTGCCGCCCTGCCAACCGAAGGCGACTCCTCTGCCCTGCTCAAGGCAGCCCTCCGGCACCTGGCATCCGGAGGATGA